The stretch of DNA TAAGAAAATAGGATAAACATTAACAATTTAGAAATCCTCAGGTTTTGATAACTGGCCCAAGCAGCAATGAGAAGTTCGATAAACACGGTAAAGAAAATCctaaagagaaaaattcagAAGGGCATTCAGATCCACACGCGGAAATGGACTCCAGGCTTCTATCAGTTCTCTTAACGGTAAGTATACATtagtaatattaaattttttcttgaatatatatattaacgaTTGTGAAATTTTGAACATTTCACATTCAGTCATTGTCTGGATTTTCCACAACCTTTGATTTGAATTGCATAATCATTTGGTATTTTCACAGGGAGTGAATAGAGCATTTCCTTTTGTCTCAAGTAATGAAGCCGATGACATTATTGAAGTTCAAACACCAGTACTTTTCCAATTGGTAAGTACTAAACTGAAACCCTACATGCGGTATTTCCCAAATGAATATGGCCTGATTATATACAATTGCCTGGTTTTGGTTCTTACGCATCTTGACAAAAACTGTAACCTTGCAGGTtcattcaaaaaattttaatgtTGGAGTTCAAGCACTGATGCTTCTTGATAAAATTTCATCCAAGAATCAGATAGCCAGTGATCGATTTTACCGTGCTTTGTACTCCAAACTCCTTCTTCCAGCTGCCATGAATACATCCAAGGCAAGAAAAATGTTTACATTTTACCTTCCAGACCAGAAATGCTTGATTTTACTGTTCTTCATTCACCCTATAGATTTTTTCTAACTAGTTTGTTATCAGGCAGAAATGTTTATTGCACTTATTCTAAGAGCAATGAAAAGGGATGTTAATTTAAAGCGAGTAGCTGCATTTTCTAAACGTCTACTACAGGTGATTATTAAATTCCACTTTCTctatctttttccttttttaagaTTTGATAAGATTGCACTTATTCTAACACAATGATTTTTATTCATTCAGATTGCACTCCAGCAGCCACCACAATATGCCTGTGCATGCCTTTTCCTTCTTTCTGAACTCTTTAAAGCCAGACCACCTTTATGGTAAGTAAAGCTGGTCACTGTTTGTACTATCTCATTGTCATTATTATTACGTGTATGTTCTGTTCCACTTTTGGAGGAGGCAAAATTGATTCTagtatgaagcacggacacagacaccaaacacgacactgacatgtcgacaccgataataatttgagaaaatgacataattcagtgtaatcgtaagtgtcggtgtcggacgggacacacctaatctgaggagtgtttGTGCTTCTACAGGgggtagaattgattttgacatgtgtGGTTGTTCTCAATTAGAGACAATTTTGTctctagaattgattctaccTTGAAGTTAGAATTTGAAGCTTTTGCCTctacaattaatttttaatcttgAATGTTCCATACATGTATCACTTTGCATTCAACTCAATTTTTGTCagtcaattttacaaaatcaatagtgtcaaaatcaaattttctcacTGCAGAATCAAACACACGTAgtaaaaattaatcattttctCATCATCTTCGCTTGTCATATAGGAACATGGCGTTGCAGAACGAGTCTCTCGATGATGAACTTGAACACTTTGAAGATGTTATAGAAGAAACTGATAAGGAACCTGTAACCGTATCAGATAAGGAACCTGCAACTGTGTCCGATAAACCAAGTGATGATATTGTACCAGCTCAGAATGGTGAGGTTGCCAATTCTGACAAAGATTCTTCTGACGGtgaagatgatgatgttgatcAACCAGCATCTtctgaagaagatgatgatgataatgatgatgatgatgatcaacCAGCATCttctgaagatgatgatgatttcgATGATGCCTTGGAGGATGAAGATTTTTCACTTGCAAAGAGTAAAAAGAatcataaaaaatcaaaaaaatcaaattctgAAACTGATAATGAAGGTCAGAAATCGCAGGAATCTATCAAGAAGCCTTTGTTGCCTGGAGGTTATGATCCACGTCACCGAGAGCCGTCTTATTGGTAATTTGcttgaacttttttttatgttagtaCATTTgagatatgataaaataaaattatttagaaaTTGTTTGTTCAAAGCATCAGGGGCTTATATAAACTGCACAAGACAAGACACTTATGCTCAATCTATAATTTTATGCTTATTTCCACAAACTCTTAGCATACAGAAACTAGTTATATGAAGCTTACTTTTAATTGATTAATCAAATTGGCTTATTACCTCTCTTCTTAACCACTCAATGAAGTTGTTCATAGGACTTCTCTTGTATTCATTTTCTTCATAGCTAGCACCTTCTAATTATATTTCTAGATCATAAATAACATACTTTATCTATTGAACAGCAATGCAGACCGTGTAAGTTGGTGGGAGTTACTGGTGCTTGCTTCACATGCACACCCTTCTGTTGCCACCATGGCAAGAACTCTTCTTTCTGGAGCCAACATCGTCTATAATGGAAACCCGTTAAACGACCTCTCTTTAACAGCTTTCTTAGACAAATTCATGgagaaaaaaccaaaacaaagcACTTGGCATGGTGGTTCTCAGATTGAACCTGTCAAGCAGGTAAACTACAATGTTACATTTTTACCTTTTCAGCAAGATTTATTCAGTTTATATAATACTATCAGCGGCCAATATTTGCTAGCATTTTGTATTAAAATAGTGTATTGCAGAACAATACCAATGTGTTCAGCACGCTTCGCCATAGCACGGCTATAGCCGCTACTTAACAACACCGGCTTAATGCACCTTTCTCCAACCTTCTGGTATAACTGGTTaacatttgtttttctttccaatttgCAGCTGGATGTTAACAACCTCTTGATTGGGCCAGAGATTCTTGCACTAGCTGAAGCAGATGTACCACCAGAGGATCTAGTCTTCCATAAATTCTATACAAACAAGAAGAGTTCATCTTCaaaaccaaagaaaaagaagaagaaaccaactgatgaagatgatgttgatgattattttGGTGATGATATTGATGGTGAAGATGAAAGTGATAATGAAGAGATTGAGGATCTCTTGGATTCTGCTGATCCCTCATTAGGACCAGATGGTGATTTTGATTATGATGATTTGGATAAAGTAGCcaatgaggatgatgatgacTTGATTGGTGATGATGTTAGTGATGCAGACATAGATATAGATATACCCTCAGATATAGAATTGGATGATGCTGATGATACTCCATTTGCTGATGATGGCagtgatgatgataatgatattGAGATAGGTGATGTTGATGATGCCACtgatgaggaggaggaggaggaggatcaagttgacaaaagaaaaagaaaacgtAAAACTGGTGGCAAAAAGGGTGCTTCTCCATTTGCAAGTTATGAAGAGTTTGAGCATATGCTAGAAGATGATGATCTAACTGAGAAAAAACCTTCTAAGGATAAAAAcaaatccaaaagaaaaaagatggaACATGATTCTACTGAGAAAAAACCTTCCAAGGATAAAAACAAatccaagaaaagaaaaaagaagtctGCTCAATGAAGAAGCATCTCCATGTAACTGTATgatttgaagtatttttttaacaagttttgCATGTGGCTGTTAATCTGTTATGGCCATGCACATTTTTGATAGTCaaatttatgtattatttatacaAAATGTTCTCTCTGCATATCTTTGAGTATTGTGAATCAAATTTTATACTTCATTTGGATAAGATTCAGATTCTTGAGAATTTTTCATGTGTGGTTATTAGTGTTGATCATCCATTGTTAAAGTGCTTTTTTGCCATTTAACTTTTCCTCTTTTAAGAAAATGTTCCTTGAGAAGATTGTTCATATATTAGTTAGACAAGTTCCAAATAGTCGATATTGTTAGACCGAACATTTTTACTCAGAATCTTGCAGTTATATCGGAGTTTTAGTTGATATTATTATACTATTATATCTGTGAATTTTAGTAGTATTTGTCACTTTGTCAAACACTAGATCTTCCATTTATAGGGAACTTGATTACACAATAACTAGAAACATTGATTGAACACTTCAATTTCAACCTAACCATCCACAAAACCAAAAGCACTTGTGTAGGCTACTAAACAAGCAGAAAAGGCAAAACAGAAAACTACAAAACCTAGCAGCCAATATATACTACAAACAATAACCCCTTAGGCAATTGCAACTTCAACTGTTTTTGATTTTCGAGGTGGAGTATGCTTCTCTACAGCCACAGTCAGAACACCATTCTCACATTTAGCTGTGATTGTTGACACATTAGCATTCTCCGGTAAACGGAACTTCCTCAACAATTTCTGAGGTGCTCTTCTCTCCAGCCTAAGGTACTTGCATCCTTCATCTTCACCATCTTGTCGTTTCCTTTTTCCATTGCTCTTTATCACAAGTGTGTTCTCATCTTCAACTGTCACCTGCAATGCAATGCAGACACATACAAGTTAACATCAAATTAGCACAACACTCTAATCAAAGTCCACGTTTGAGTTAACGATGAATTTGACAGAATCACATTGTAACCACAAATATTGtcattttgacaaaaattaattatacttTAGAGCTTCAAAAAATTTACCGCGTCACAGTAAATTTACTGTGACACCGTAATTTTGTCTATGAACTCAATCATAGACAAATACACTGTGATTTCAAACATGCATTAAGTACCTGAATTTCGGACTTGGAGAGGCCAGGAACATCCATGAAAAACATGTACTCCTTAGGAGTATCCAAAATGTCAACTGGGATATTAGAAGCTCTTCTACTTTCATGATTCTCATGATT from Trifolium pratense cultivar HEN17-A07 linkage group LG5, ARS_RC_1.1, whole genome shotgun sequence encodes:
- the LOC123884193 gene encoding CCAAT/enhancer-binding protein zeta-like, which codes for MAKSNSDKPSKNDVEDINLLQSEVASFASSLGLSTSQPNSGFNDVDFRKTKPKKTPEKTTSQNTQKPKNKTFSKNNEPHEKPKSKPEPKPKPNSKPEPKPKPPVLSLNDANKDKGYNKFKNLPKLPLIKANALGVWFEDAAELEGKVIGEGKKVEMKNLDEWKRFVEKKRELGERLMAQLAQDYESTRGKSGDIKMLISTQRSGTAADKVSAFSVLVGDNPVANLRSLDALLGMVTSKVGKRHALSGFEALQELFIASLLPDRKLKTLMQRPLNHIPENKDGNSLLLFWYWEECLKQRYERFIVALEEASRDMLPALKNKSLKTIFVLLSRKSEQERKLLTALVNKLGDPDNKAASNADYHLTNLLSQHPNMKAVVVNEVDTFLFRPHLSPRSQYHAVNFLSQIRLTNKGDGPKVAKRLIDVYFGLFKVLITGPSSNEKFDKHGKENPKEKNSEGHSDPHAEMDSRLLSVLLTGVNRAFPFVSSNEADDIIEVQTPVLFQLVHSKNFNVGVQALMLLDKISSKNQIASDRFYRALYSKLLLPAAMNTSKAEMFIALILRAMKRDVNLKRVAAFSKRLLQIALQQPPQYACACLFLLSELFKARPPLWNMALQNESLDDELEHFEDVIEETDKEPVTVSDKEPATVSDKPSDDIVPAQNGEVANSDKDSSDGEDDDVDQPASSEEDDDDNDDDDDQPASSEDDDDFDDALEDEDFSLAKSKKNHKKSKKSNSETDNEGQKSQESIKKPLLPGGYDPRHREPSYCNADRVSWWELLVLASHAHPSVATMARTLLSGANIVYNGNPLNDLSLTAFLDKFMEKKPKQSTWHGGSQIEPVKQLDVNNLLIGPEILALAEADVPPEDLVFHKFYTNKKSSSSKPKKKKKKPTDEDDVDDYFGDDIDGEDESDNEEIEDLLDSADPSLGPDGDFDYDDLDKVANEDDDDLIGDDVSDADIDIDIPSDIELDDADDTPFADDGSDDDNDIEIGDVDDATDEEEEEEDQVDKRKRKRKTGGKKGASPFASYEEFEHMLEDDDLTEKKPSKDKNKSKRKKMEHDSTEKKPSKDKNKSKKRKKKSAQ
- the LOC123885539 gene encoding 17.4 kDa class III heat shock protein-like encodes the protein MSLFDMDLSGVVNNLFNHVHETSSRNHENHESRRASNIPVDILDTPKEYMFFMDVPGLSKSEIQVTVEDENTLVIKSNGKRKRQDGEDEGCKYLRLERRAPQKLLRKFRLPENANVSTITAKCENGVLTVAVEKHTPPRKSKTVEVAIA